A region from the Sphaerodactylus townsendi isolate TG3544 linkage group LG01, MPM_Stown_v2.3, whole genome shotgun sequence genome encodes:
- the LOC125430328 gene encoding nephrocan-like, with product MLAFYILFLLFSLYHEVAATCPRKCNCDLSRRVQCYRIGQMPKEIASTTRQLYISHSKIKQLQISDVNQMSALEEFILTSSGTEAVERNTFKALAALRILELWKNKLRCIPTLLPANLEVLKLGDNLISVLNESDFEGLKRLRVLDIQNNLILALSSSTLSSLSRLQSLILDGNNMESVSGPLSLHNLKYLSMANNKLQKFPGRFFTSLHILLFLNLNGNLLTTAPPDLPQSLLSLTLERNQLTMLKSEDMKKLANLSELCVSENQLSSIDEVQFISSLTRLEVAGNKLQTFPLHLPTALQKIDCSNNLIEKIKAHDFHDLQDLKHLFLDKNVVKTFEDGALQRCKLLSNLALEQNLLSSIPLSLPHTLARLDLKGNNIQRIQEQELKNLKQLQVLNLRNNKITALDHGLLEHLPRLKHLYLEGNLWNCTCDLFRTRRVLTAKGTDVKGGQCFAPAENKGESWMSSKRFLRLCIHDSLYAGEDSSKTRKKANADNPSTHMDDYYDYETD from the exons ATGCtagcattttacattttattccttttgttttctttgtaccATGAAGTTGCTGCCACATGCCCACGAAAATGCAACTGTGATTTGTCAAGGAGAGTGCAATGCTATAGAATTGGACAGATGCCTAAAGAGATTGCTTCTACTACCAGGCAACTTTACATCAGCCACAGCAAAATCAAGCAGCTCCAG ATTTCTGATGTCAATCAAATGTCTGCCCTTGAAGAATTCATTCTGACCAGCAGTGGGACAGAAGCAGTGGAGAGGAACACATTCAAAGCCCTGGCTGCCTTGAGGATACTGGAACTCTGGAAGAACAAACTGAGATGTATACCTACCTTGCTCCCAGCAAACCTTGAAGTACTGAAGCTTGGTGATAACTTAATAAGTGTTCTAAATGAGTCTGATTTTGAAGGTTTAAAAAGATTAAGAGTTCTTGATATTCAAAACAATTTGATTTTGGCTCTTTCTTCTAGTACCCTTTCCTCCCTGAGCAGGTTACAGAGTTTGATTCTGGATGGAAATAATATGGAATCTGTGTCAGGACCACTCAGTCTTCATAACCTGAAGTACTTGAGTATGGCAAATAATAAATTGCAAAAGTTTCCAGGAAGATTTTTCACATCTCTCCACATTCTTCTGTTCCTCAATTTAAATGGCAACTTGTTAACCACAGCTCCTCCAGACCTGCCTCAATCCTTACTATCATTGACACTAGAGAGAAACCAACTCACAATGCTAAAATCCGAAGACATGAAAAAACTGGCAAACTTGTCAGAACTGTGTGTGTCTGAAAACCAACTTTCATCCATTGATGAGGTCcaatttatttccagcctgacaAGGCTGGAAGTGGCTGGGAACAAACTCCAAACATTTCCGCTCCATTTACCAACCGCACTACAGAAAATTGACTGCAGCAACAACCTGATAGAGAAAATTAAAGCCCACGATTTCCATGATCTACAGGACCTTAAGCATTTGTTCCTTGACAAGAATGTTGTTAAGACATTTGAGGATGGGGCACTTCAAAGATGCAAACTGCTGTCTAATCTAGCACTTGAACAAAACCTACTCAGTTCTATACCATTAAG CCTTCCACATACCCTAGCGAGACTGGATCTGAAAGGAAACAACATACAAAGAATTCAAGAGCAAGAACTCAAGAATTTAAAGCAGCTACAGGTTTTAAATTTACGAAACAACAAGATAACTGCCCTGGACCACGGCCTGTTGGAACATTTGCCTCGCCTCAAGCACCTATATCTGGAAGGCAACCTATGGAATTGCACTTGTGACCTCTTCAGAACGCGAAGAGTGCTCACAGCCAAAGGCACAGACGTCAAAGGGGGACAGTGTTTTGCTCCTGCAGAAAACAAAGGAGAGAGCTGGATGTCTTCAAAAAGGTTTCTGCGTTTGTGCATTCATGACAGCCTGTATGCAGGTGAAGACAGCAGCAAAACCAGAAAGAAAGCAAATGCTGATAATCCTTCCACTCACATGGATGATTATTATGACTATGAAACTGATTAA